Proteins co-encoded in one Arachis hypogaea cultivar Tifrunner chromosome 13, arahy.Tifrunner.gnm2.J5K5, whole genome shotgun sequence genomic window:
- the LOC140177500 gene encoding uncharacterized protein produces the protein MDSKIKRFEEEIKKIDDMVSDGTYDGTMEARRKALVRCCEKWYIRKEIHWKQMSRSRHARDMDKNTRYFHQVASARRRNNRIDALLLHGRLVRNQSRIKVAIRGFYKDLYRQEYVPLIGFREGLVMKIEGDEATALEVMPSAEEIREAVWNCESTRVPGNDGYNMNFIKNCWDEFGHEFTAAVLAFFHSAKLPTMRM, from the coding sequence ATGGATAGTAAAATAAAGAGATTTGAGGAGGAGATAAAAAAGATTGATGATATGGTAAGTGATGGCACATATGACGGTACAATGGAGGCTAGGCGCAAAGCTTTGGTGAGATGTTGCGAGAAATGGTATATTCGGAAGGAAATTCACTGGAAGCAGATGTCTCGGTCTCGACATGCAAGGGATATGGATAAGAATACCAGATACTTCCATCAAGTAGCCTCGGCTAGAAGGAGGAACAACAGAATTGATGCACTCTTACTGCATGGGAGATTGGTACGGAATCAGTCCAGAATAAAGGTTGCGATCAGAGGGTTTTATAAAGATTTGTATCGACAAGAATATGTGCCATTGATTGGGTTTCGGGAAGGACTAGTGATGAAGATAGAGGGAGATGAAGCTACAGCATTAGAAGTAATGCCTTCTGCTGAGGAAATTAGAGAGGCTGTTTGGAATTGTGAGTCGACAAGAGTCCCAGGTAATGACGGGTATAACATGAACTTCATTAAGAATTGTTGGGATGAGTTTGGTCATGAATTCACTGCAGCTGTATTAGCTTTCTTCCATAGTGCCAAATTACCGACGATGCGAATGTAA
- the LOC112737751 gene encoding protein trichome birefringence-like 39, producing the protein MGSVPLLLKLLASSIFLFQICHLTKASSLNENENGPNRELVGKCNMFRGKWVYDPSYPLYDPSKCPFIDPQFNCQKNGRSDKMYQKFRWMPFSCPMPRFNGLEFLEKFKGKKIMFVGDSLSLNQFNSLACMIHAWVPKSRTTFRQKDAISSVIFQDYGVELYLYRTAYLVDLDHEKAGRVLKLDSIKSGDAWRGMDVLVFNTWHWWTHTGNAQPWDYVRINNKLYKDMNRMVAFYTGLTTWARWVETNINPSQTKVFFLGISPVHYQGRDWNQPEKSCMSQTEPFFGLKYPGGTPMAWTVVSKVLNRITKPVYFLDVTTLSQYRKDAHPEAYSGVMATDCSHWCLPGLPDTWNELLHASLAG; encoded by the exons ATGGGTTCAGTGCCATTACTCCTAAAACTGCTTGCTTCTTCAATATTCTTGTTTCAGATTTGCCACCTAACAAAAGCTTCAAGcttgaatgaaaatgaaaatggaccGAATAGAGAGCTTGTAGGAAAATGCAACATGTTCCGTGGGAAGTGGGTGTATGACCCTTCATATCCTCTTTATGACCCTTCAAAGTGTCCATTCATAGATCCACAATTCAATTGCCAGAAGAATGGAAGGTCTGATAAAATGTACCAGAAGTTTAGGTGGATGCCATTTTCATGTCCCATGCCAAG GTTCAATGGGTTGGAGTTCTTGGAGAAATTCAAGGGGAAGAAGATCATGTTTGTGGGTGACTCATTGAGTTTGAATCAGTTTAATTCATTAGCGTGTATGATTCATGCTTGGGTGCCCAAATCGAGAACCACTTTCAGACAAAAAGATGCCATCTCCTCTGTCATATTCCag GACTATGGGGTAGAATTATATCTGTACCGAACAGCATATTTGGTAGATCTTGACCATGAAAAAGCAGGGCGAGTTTTGAAGCTTGACTCAATCAAGAGTGGTGACGCTTGGAGAGGAATGGACGTTCTGGTTTTCAACACGTGGCATTGGTGGACCCACACCGGAAACGCACAACC GTGGGACTATGTTCGAATTAATAACAAGTTGTACAAAGACATGAACCGTATGGTTGCATTCTACACAGGGCTAACAACATGGGCCAGGTGGGTTGAGACGAACATAAATCCATCACAAACCAAGGTCTTCTTCTTAGGCATTTCCCCTGTGCATTACCA GGGGAGAGATTGGAATCAACCAGAAAAGTCATGTATGAGTCAGACAGAACCATTCTTTGGGTTGAAGTACCCGGGAGGGACACCAATGGCTTGGACTGTGGTGAGCAAGGTGCTTAATAGAATAACAAAGCCAGTGTATTTCTTGGATGTGACCACTCTCTCACAGTACAGAAAAGATGCACACCCTGAAGCCTATAGTGGAGTTATGGCTACAGATTGTAGCCATTGGTGTCTACCAGGTCTTCCTGATACTTGGAATGAGCTTCTTCATGCTTCTCTTGCTGGTTGA
- the LOC112733068 gene encoding uncharacterized protein, with translation MVLDDAIADSSDEDDIQDFSDGEAEAVPETNAEDGPSSYPLSGEMELEIGLKFPNRETAMLAVKNYNIRRSAEYKVVESDQTRYVCRCKQFGDQCRWMVRVAKTRSSRFWKIRKYLGPHSCLASSMSQDHAQLDSNVICQHIFPMVHADATICVKVLQGSVESAYGYKVSYKKVWHAKQKAIARIFGDWEESYDQLRRYLTALQAFVPGTIVDLETRPYYVGNTLDRESVMFHQVFWSFPSCVEAFRHCKPLVSVDGTHLYGKYAGTLLMGIAQDDNNNILPVAFALVERENTDSWYFFLTNLRRHVATRPGVLLISDRHAAIKAALEREGCGWEHNVYCVRHIASNFATSFKSKEAKRHLVNAAYSKTQEQSQYYLELISSEDPVTSPQMMEWIRGLKPPKWLQHLDEGRRYGHMTTNLSECINSVLKGARNLPVCAIVKSTYHRLNELFVLKGRQAQAQIASGQVFSQFLQKAILANREGIPQMLVTPYDRNTTIFTVDEIAAVGVQSRFRVNLQYRRYDCGFFQALHYPCAHALAACAYARLDWQQYVDLVYRVESVFRVYEKEFQPMSDEEIWPPREGRRLHPNPLLRRSMEGRPVSTRIRNEMDDVEPGPVS, from the exons ATGGTTCTTGATGATGCTATTGCAGATTCATCTGACGAGGATGATATTCAAGATTTCAGTGATGGTGAGGCAGAAGCCGTTCCGGAGAC TAACGCAGAGGACGGACCGAGCAGCTACCCTTTGTCAGGAGAGATGGAGCTCGAGATTGGATTGAAATTTCCTAATCGGGAAACAGCGATGCTAGCAGTCAAAAACTACAACATCCGCAGGAGTGCAGAATATAAGGTGGTAGAGTCAGACCAAACTAGGTACGTATGTCGATGCAAGCAGTTCGGGGATCAATGTCGCTGGATGGTACGGGTTGCGAAGACGAGATCCTCTAGATTTTGGAAAATCCGTAAGTACCTAGGGCCTCACAGTTGCTTGGCAAGTTCAATGTCTCAAGACCACGCTCAACTTGACAGTAATGTCATTTGTCAGCACATATTTCCCATGGTGCATGCTGATGCAACAATATGTGTAAAGGTATTGCAAGGATCGGTAGAGTCAGCGTACGGTTACAAGGTGTCATACAAGAAGGTTTGGCACGCGAAGCAAAAGGCAATCGCAAGGATCTTTGGCGATTGGGAGGAGTCGTATGACCAGCTGCGTAGATACCTCACTGCTCTGCAGGCTTTCGTCCCAG GGACAATTGTTGACCTCGAAACGCGACCTTATTATGTGGGAAACACACTCGACCGTGAGAGTGTCATGTTCCACCAGGTCTTCTGGTCGTTCCCTTCGTGTGTTGAAGCTTTTAGGCACTGTAAACCACTGGTGTCAGTGGATGGAACACACTTGTATGGTAAGTACGCAGGCACCCTTCTCATGGGCATAGCACAGGATGACAATAACAACATTCTACCGGTGGCTTTCGCACTAGTTGAGAGAGAGAACACAGATTCATGGTACTTCTTCCTCACCAATTTGAGGAGGCATGTCGCAACTCGGCCAGGAGTTCTGCTTATATCCGATAGGCATGCGGCAATAAAGGCGGCATTGGAGCGTGAGGGGTGTGGATGGGAACACAATGTGTATTGTGTACGACATATTGCCTCCAACTTCGCAACCAGTTTCAAGAGTAAGGAAGCCAAAAGACACCTGGTTAATGCTGCATATTCGAAAACGCAAGAGCAGTCGCAGTACTACCTAGAGCTTATTAGTAGCGAGGATCCAGTTACATCTCCGCAGATGATGGAGTGGATCCGAGGGTTAAAGCCACCTAAATGGCTGCAGCACCTTGATGAGGGCCGGCGATATGGTCACATGACAACCAATCTTTCTGAGTGTATCAACTCCGTGCTGAAGGGTGCCAGAAATCTACCAGTCTGTGCAATTGTGAAGTCTACTTACCATCGCCTGAATGAGTTGTTCGTCCTCAAGGGTCGGCAAGCACAAGCGCAGATTGCAAGCGGTCAGGTGTTCTCACAGTTCTTGCAAAAAGCCATACTAGCGAACCGTGAGGGGATTCCGCAGATGTTAGTGACGCCGTACGATAGGAATACTACTATTTTCACGGTAGACGAGATAGCTGCTGTAGGGGTGCAGTCACGGTTCCGGGTTAACCTTCAGTACCGCAGATATGACTGTGGTTTCTTCCAGGCGTTACACTATCCCTGTGCACATGCCTTGGCCGCCTGCGCATATGCGAGATTGGACTGGCAACAGTACGTTGATTTAGTCTACCGTGTTGAGAGCGTGTTTCGGGTATACGAAAAGGAATTCCAGCCAATGTCGGATGAGGAGATATGGCCCCCTCGAGAAGGACGCCGTCTTCATCCCAACCCCCTCCTACGACGTTCAATGGAAGGACGTCCGGTGTCTACTAGGATTCGGAATGAAATGGACGACGTTGAGCCGGGACCAG TGTCTTAA